The following coding sequences lie in one Acidobacteriota bacterium genomic window:
- a CDS encoding polysaccharide biosynthesis C-terminal domain-containing protein, protein MSFQRDVLTTFCSRAAVLIFGVVQSVVVARYLLPEGRGQFATLMLVPQLMVVVAPLGMQWSLIYYLRQKGADRRSLLQNGLGVALLLGVLALGATLSVEYFLRDGLLAGLSLTSLLLAALIVPVRVMLGTLVGVFRGTQRIVQANILNTVWPVAQLVAVIVALVVLARGIAGMAGAILVCELLVVMWAGTMIFRGVAPRPRLQAKHVAPLVSYGLRVYLFSMLLFVNYRLDMALLRHFVDYTEVGYYATAVGLGEILWNVPTSLTFVLFPYVIGIADEERDRRTITLSRMTVAAMFVICLVFGIFARPIVTLLYTDAFLPAVFPLVVILPGILAMSIQQVLGSTLAARGRPERVTIAAAAGIVINLLLNLWWIPMYGAAGAAAASTISYSVVAGIVIIEFSRLSSHGLSDILLLKVEDIQQVVSRLRGFVREGNGDER, encoded by the coding sequence ATGAGCTTTCAACGCGATGTCTTGACGACGTTTTGTAGTCGGGCCGCGGTCTTGATCTTCGGGGTCGTGCAGTCCGTCGTTGTCGCCCGCTACCTGCTTCCCGAAGGGCGCGGACAATTTGCGACTTTGATGCTCGTGCCCCAGCTCATGGTCGTCGTTGCACCGTTAGGAATGCAGTGGTCGCTAATCTACTATCTGCGCCAGAAGGGAGCGGATCGCCGCTCGTTACTGCAGAACGGTCTCGGTGTTGCGCTCCTTCTCGGCGTGTTGGCTCTAGGCGCGACATTATCGGTTGAGTATTTCCTCAGGGACGGATTGTTGGCCGGTCTGTCGCTGACATCGTTGCTACTTGCTGCGTTGATCGTTCCAGTCCGCGTGATGCTCGGGACGCTCGTGGGAGTATTTCGAGGAACTCAACGGATCGTGCAGGCCAACATACTGAATACGGTTTGGCCAGTTGCTCAACTCGTGGCCGTGATCGTCGCACTAGTCGTCCTGGCGCGAGGCATCGCGGGAATGGCCGGCGCAATTCTCGTGTGTGAGTTGTTGGTCGTCATGTGGGCCGGAACGATGATCTTCCGTGGTGTAGCCCCGCGCCCACGGTTGCAGGCGAAACACGTTGCTCCATTGGTCTCCTACGGGCTCCGAGTGTATCTGTTTTCGATGCTACTGTTCGTTAATTACCGACTTGACATGGCACTGTTGCGACACTTCGTCGATTACACTGAGGTCGGTTACTACGCTACAGCAGTCGGACTCGGCGAGATTCTATGGAACGTACCGACATCGCTCACGTTCGTGTTGTTTCCGTACGTCATAGGCATTGCCGACGAGGAGCGAGATCGGCGCACGATCACACTCTCACGAATGACGGTGGCCGCAATGTTCGTGATCTGTCTGGTTTTCGGAATCTTTGCTCGTCCAATTGTCACCCTCCTCTATACTGACGCGTTCTTGCCTGCCGTGTTTCCACTGGTCGTCATTCTCCCCGGAATTCTCGCAATGTCGATTCAGCAAGTTCTTGGCTCAACTCTCGCCGCTCGCGGTCGACCGGAGCGCGTGACGATCGCCGCGGCTGCCGGCATCGTAATAAACCTGTTGCTCAACCTGTGGTGGATTCCGATGTATGGCGCAGCGGGTGCAGCAGCAGCATCCACGATTTCATACTCAGTCGTGGCAGGAATCGTGATTATCGAATTCTCCAGACTATCTAGCCACGGGCTAAGTGACATCTTGTTATTGAAGGTTGAGGACATACAGCAAGTGGTGTCAAGACTTCGTGGATTTGTGCGCGAGGGCAATGGAGATGAGAGGTAA
- a CDS encoding O-antigen ligase family protein, with protein sequence MKIPIWALFLPPLAILYGLLVIKRPMCGLFVVICVFFVPLRFGAVTLLQLIGVFTCSLVLIRFLIQKRKLILGNIFLPIFFLGILIVVSLTFTQDTAITFSMLRKWGFNFVFYMMLTNLVTRFRDLKLAVWAVLLVASVNALAGIYFFLTASGSSFRTSGLVENANEFGTLAALAVPLALYHFIYRKDPGRWFHFLLCFVLFGGVVTSVSRGALISLVVVFVFIAIVERRRMLPISLVLICAIALGPFLPSYFYKRIETLDSGIAGTVVLRNESELTVRGHYNKGLIKIWLAHPMLGIGIGNFGHYFVEEEFNTGQRASKKVAAHNLYLQTLAEMGVVGFVMLIWLLTVTMRNAVKAWQRSRDNPERLIYYGGLMMMALTVLIASISGGSILWEDFWLVISLTAVSRQVIEGDAIDEAITIT encoded by the coding sequence ATGAAGATCCCCATCTGGGCGCTGTTTCTGCCTCCGCTCGCGATCCTTTACGGATTGCTCGTTATCAAACGGCCCATGTGCGGCCTGTTCGTCGTCATCTGCGTCTTCTTCGTTCCCCTGCGTTTTGGTGCGGTGACGCTGCTTCAACTCATCGGGGTATTCACCTGTAGCCTCGTTCTGATCCGATTCCTGATCCAAAAACGAAAACTGATTCTCGGGAATATCTTCCTTCCGATCTTTTTCCTTGGAATTCTGATTGTCGTTTCGCTGACTTTCACGCAGGACACAGCGATTACGTTCAGCATGTTGAGGAAATGGGGGTTCAACTTCGTGTTCTACATGATGTTGACTAACCTCGTTACTCGATTCAGAGACCTCAAACTGGCCGTGTGGGCTGTGCTTCTCGTGGCCTCGGTCAACGCACTCGCTGGAATCTATTTTTTCTTGACGGCTTCAGGGAGTTCCTTCCGAACTTCCGGTCTGGTTGAGAACGCGAATGAGTTCGGAACCTTGGCCGCACTCGCAGTCCCGTTGGCTTTGTATCACTTTATTTATCGTAAGGATCCGGGGCGCTGGTTTCACTTCCTGCTTTGTTTTGTGCTGTTCGGCGGCGTCGTCACATCGGTAAGCCGCGGCGCTCTCATTTCTCTTGTCGTAGTTTTTGTTTTTATCGCAATCGTTGAGCGTCGCCGGATGCTTCCCATAAGTCTCGTTCTGATTTGTGCGATAGCGCTTGGACCCTTCCTTCCATCCTATTTCTACAAACGAATTGAAACTCTGGATTCAGGAATAGCAGGGACCGTCGTATTGAGGAACGAGAGCGAACTGACTGTACGCGGGCACTACAATAAGGGCCTCATCAAGATATGGCTCGCTCACCCTATGCTAGGCATTGGAATTGGAAACTTCGGACATTACTTCGTCGAAGAGGAGTTCAACACGGGCCAACGTGCCAGTAAGAAGGTCGCTGCCCACAATCTTTACCTGCAAACGCTGGCGGAGATGGGCGTCGTTGGGTTCGTGATGCTCATCTGGCTCCTCACAGTGACGATGCGAAACGCTGTGAAGGCATGGCAACGGAGCCGAGATAACCCAGAACGGTTAATCTACTACGGCGGCCTCATGATGATGGCGCTTACCGTTCTGATCGCCAGCATCTCAGGCGGAAGCATCCTGTGGGAAGACTTCTGGCTGGTTATCAGCTTGACTGCGGTCTCGCGGCAGGTCATCGAAGGTGATGCGATTGACGAAGCGATCACCATTACGTGA
- a CDS encoding pseudouridine synthase, translating into MGRSRQSGELNGGCTYREQLGSEANAITVLDYLADRYRHSSRAEWSARIGAGRVVVDDRPVAEGDPLRSGQWLSWYRPPWREPHAPRSFAVLYDRGGVVAVAKPAGLPTLPGADFYESTLLRQLARYDSDLIPMHRLGRWTSGIVLCARDKKSRAELAEQFANRTIRKRYRALASGNPKEDQFVIRTPIGPVPHPTLGTVHGALITGKSAESRVRVLRRDGSQFLCDVNILSGRPHQIRIHLAAAGHPLCGDPLYAAGGCPRASEPALPGEGGYLLHGAEVGFDAVSDRGELSAPGFVRVHCVPPSPLIHLT; encoded by the coding sequence ATGGGACGCAGTAGGCAGAGCGGCGAGTTGAATGGCGGTTGTACTTACCGCGAACAGCTTGGTTCGGAGGCCAACGCGATTACGGTCCTGGACTACCTGGCCGACCGGTATCGCCACTCGTCCCGAGCCGAATGGAGCGCGCGCATCGGGGCGGGACGTGTCGTTGTGGACGACCGGCCCGTCGCGGAGGGCGACCCGTTGCGATCGGGGCAGTGGTTGTCCTGGTACCGGCCGCCGTGGAGGGAGCCTCACGCTCCGAGGTCGTTCGCCGTGCTCTACGACCGGGGCGGGGTCGTCGCCGTGGCCAAACCGGCTGGCCTGCCGACACTCCCGGGTGCCGATTTCTACGAGTCGACGTTGCTTCGACAACTGGCGCGCTACGACTCGGACTTGATTCCGATGCATCGATTGGGGCGTTGGACCAGTGGGATCGTGCTGTGCGCGAGGGACAAGAAATCTCGGGCGGAGCTGGCGGAGCAGTTCGCGAACCGCACGATTCGAAAGCGGTACCGGGCGCTGGCTAGCGGAAATCCGAAGGAAGACCAGTTTGTGATACGGACGCCGATCGGACCGGTTCCCCATCCAACGTTGGGGACGGTTCATGGCGCGTTGATCACCGGCAAGTCAGCGGAGAGTCGGGTCCGGGTGTTGCGACGAGACGGAAGCCAATTCCTGTGCGACGTCAACATTCTTTCGGGGCGGCCTCATCAGATTCGAATCCATCTGGCTGCAGCCGGGCACCCGTTGTGCGGAGATCCGCTTTATGCCGCCGGGGGTTGCCCTCGTGCATCTGAACCCGCGCTACCTGGTGAGGGCGGGTACCTGCTTCACGGGGCCGAGGTGGGTTTCGACGCGGTCAGTGACCGAGGCGAACTTTCCGCGCCGGGATTTGTTCGAGTGCACTGTGTACCGCCGTCACCGCTGATACATCTCACGTAA
- a CDS encoding methyltransferase domain-containing protein: protein MHDDRNPQYEQMADESMVRGLRGQADAIWPHESRLLDEYDLPDDLQVLDVGCGTGEFIRRLGEPRPGGTYLGIDLIKPHLEIARQNCVALGDRARFMVGDAFDLDLESDRFDLTVNRHMLQSIPTPERVVSELIRVTRPGGRLHLLVEDYAMIHFHPVDGDTDRFFHQGAIAFGRATGTDLRIGRRMFTILRHAGLTQVDVQYVTVDTLRTPREVIIRVWKAWRDGYTDPIARETELSRKEIEDYWSGMLDCLENPDGYAVWQIPIITGVKPG, encoded by the coding sequence ATGCACGATGATCGAAACCCCCAGTACGAACAGATGGCCGACGAGTCGATGGTTCGGGGTCTCCGCGGGCAGGCCGACGCGATCTGGCCTCACGAATCGCGTCTCCTTGACGAGTACGATCTTCCCGACGACCTCCAGGTTCTCGACGTAGGCTGCGGAACCGGCGAGTTCATCCGTCGATTAGGGGAACCGCGACCGGGTGGCACCTATCTCGGTATTGATCTGATCAAGCCCCACCTTGAGATCGCCCGCCAGAACTGCGTGGCGCTGGGTGATCGGGCCAGGTTCATGGTCGGCGATGCGTTCGATCTTGATCTCGAGAGCGACCGATTCGATCTCACCGTCAATCGTCACATGCTGCAATCGATCCCGACTCCGGAACGGGTCGTGTCGGAATTGATCCGTGTCACGCGTCCCGGCGGGCGGCTCCACCTGCTTGTCGAGGACTATGCGATGATCCACTTCCATCCGGTGGATGGAGATACCGATCGATTCTTCCATCAGGGTGCTATCGCGTTCGGACGAGCCACCGGTACCGACCTCCGCATCGGGCGCCGCATGTTCACGATCCTTCGCCACGCCGGCCTGACGCAAGTCGATGTCCAGTACGTAACGGTGGACACGCTTCGCACACCGAGGGAGGTGATCATTCGCGTCTGGAAGGCGTGGCGTGACGGGTACACCGACCCGATCGCAAGGGAGACGGAGTTGTCGCGCAAGGAGATCGAGGACTATTGGAGTGGGATGCTGGATTGCCTGGAGAACCCTGACGGCTACGCAGTGTGGCAAATCCCGATCATAACTGGTGTCAAACCTGGCTGA
- a CDS encoding glycosyltransferase family 4 protein, translating into MTGRYPPVFSGASAQQHELLNHLGTRRVKATVLTLRVGELSKRETIDGVSVLRRGSGKTNSLDRFMFAVSVFLYIITRRRQFDAIHAFTAGWAAFLLPVAALIAGVRCVYTSSLQGSDDAAAVAAQGMGWLKVRLLRMFDAVVIYTPHQARSFVEAGFNSSAMHAITCGVDDGFYTPVVDAERRRTLRNAAGRDDDGPVVLFIGTVTARKGVDLLVESFRLLLSSDPAAVLVLMGPVNRSEDPTLDELFVETLRERSTEPELANHIVFLGRVDSPEEKRAIIRASDVFALFSQREGLGIVILEAMACGVPAVLTPIPGVFDFIITNGRDGRIAGTRDPKELAKLLHDVISSESRSNSMGQEARRTIEQRFSTEQVAQNHLDLYWALAARGRGS; encoded by the coding sequence GTGACTGGGCGTTACCCACCGGTGTTCTCCGGAGCGTCCGCTCAGCAGCACGAGCTGCTGAACCACCTGGGGACGCGTCGCGTTAAAGCGACGGTCCTTACTCTTCGCGTCGGGGAACTGAGCAAACGGGAGACCATCGATGGAGTGTCTGTTCTGAGGCGTGGATCCGGCAAGACCAACAGTCTGGACCGATTCATGTTTGCCGTGAGTGTGTTCCTGTACATCATCACGAGACGGCGCCAATTCGACGCGATTCACGCCTTTACCGCAGGTTGGGCAGCATTTTTGCTACCCGTTGCGGCACTTATTGCTGGCGTGCGATGCGTATATACGAGTTCGTTACAGGGTTCCGACGATGCTGCGGCAGTGGCTGCTCAGGGAATGGGATGGTTGAAAGTTCGATTGTTGCGGATGTTTGATGCTGTCGTGATCTATACGCCGCATCAAGCCAGGTCTTTCGTGGAAGCTGGGTTTAATAGCAGCGCAATGCACGCGATTACATGTGGGGTCGACGACGGGTTTTATACGCCTGTTGTCGATGCGGAACGACGACGCACGTTGCGAAACGCGGCTGGTCGTGATGACGACGGGCCGGTAGTTCTATTCATAGGAACCGTGACGGCACGTAAAGGCGTCGATTTGTTAGTCGAGAGTTTTCGACTGCTGCTGTCGTCAGACCCGGCGGCTGTATTGGTATTGATGGGGCCGGTGAATCGAAGTGAAGATCCTACGCTGGACGAATTGTTTGTCGAAACACTTCGGGAGCGGAGTACGGAGCCGGAGCTAGCCAATCATATCGTGTTTCTTGGCCGGGTGGACTCGCCGGAAGAGAAGCGAGCAATTATCCGTGCCAGCGACGTGTTCGCACTCTTCTCTCAGCGCGAAGGGCTCGGTATTGTCATCCTGGAAGCGATGGCCTGTGGTGTCCCAGCTGTCCTGACCCCGATACCTGGAGTTTTCGACTTCATTATTACTAACGGACGTGATGGACGTATCGCCGGGACGAGGGATCCCAAGGAATTGGCCAAGTTGTTGCACGACGTCATTTCGTCCGAGAGCCGCTCAAATTCAATGGGGCAAGAAGCGCGAAGAACAATTGAGCAACGCTTCTCCACGGAGCAGGTGGCACAAAATCATCTCGACTTGTACTGGGCGCTGGCTGCGAGAGGGCGGGGATCGTGA
- a CDS encoding class I SAM-dependent methyltransferase: MDFPIRNGIPEFTPNAYVQSFSYQWHAIKTTPSLKTFSTDTKSSFIRTIGRTPSQFSGKKVLDAGCGRGVLLELLSKNDAKVIGIDMSDGISVAASKAKKERQAHVVRGDILQPPFPDESFDAIFSLGVLHHTSDCKGSVLRLARLLRPGGFMAIWVYSSYSRYRNACSDALRHVTTRMPHSILFALCHLAVPMKWIQRIPILGLPFRVIPIAAEGPWQSVVLGTFDWYSPKFQSKHTFPEVFEWFEEAELEQIRVHDWGIAVSGYAPQKKEPSPAQS; the protein is encoded by the coding sequence ATGGATTTCCCGATTCGGAATGGAATCCCAGAATTCACGCCCAACGCCTACGTACAGAGTTTCTCGTACCAATGGCACGCGATAAAAACTACGCCCTCGCTGAAGACGTTTTCTACCGACACAAAATCCAGCTTCATACGAACCATCGGCCGGACTCCGAGTCAATTCTCTGGAAAGAAAGTACTGGATGCAGGGTGCGGGCGCGGAGTATTGCTTGAACTGCTTTCGAAGAACGATGCCAAAGTCATCGGCATCGATATGAGCGACGGCATTTCTGTTGCCGCTTCAAAAGCGAAGAAAGAACGCCAGGCCCATGTAGTGAGGGGTGACATCCTCCAACCACCATTTCCTGACGAGAGTTTCGATGCCATTTTCAGTCTTGGCGTGCTGCATCACACATCGGACTGCAAGGGGTCTGTGCTTCGTCTCGCACGACTGTTGCGACCTGGGGGGTTCATGGCGATATGGGTTTATTCATCTTATTCACGCTATCGTAACGCCTGCTCTGATGCGTTGCGCCACGTGACGACTCGAATGCCTCATTCGATACTCTTCGCCCTCTGTCATCTTGCCGTTCCCATGAAATGGATTCAACGGATCCCTATTCTGGGCTTACCATTTCGCGTAATTCCTATCGCGGCTGAAGGCCCGTGGCAGTCGGTGGTTCTCGGAACTTTCGATTGGTATTCTCCAAAATTCCAATCAAAACACACTTTCCCCGAAGTGTTCGAGTGGTTCGAGGAGGCCGAGCTAGAGCAAATCCGAGTCCACGATTGGGGAATTGCCGTCAGCGGTTACGCCCCTCAGAAGAAAGAGCCTTCTCCCGCTCAAAGCTGA
- a CDS encoding class I SAM-dependent methyltransferase — MRPIINREPNLPAKILAYREDEFDYAIPKVSRSADGELPVPPDHLWVALGPGGYGATPQEYLSLGQKQVATIHEQLARVGGQLQEHGRVLDFGCASGRLIRWFADQAQSGEVWGVDVDAEHIVWCQQNLSPPFNFCTTTTAPHLPFEDRYFDLVYAGSVFTHIDELADAWFLELRRVLRSGGFAFITINDKHSLGIIQKNPDFNLAKRIVEAAPRLRLDEVDFSKVTIGRSHTIYDRDSLIEKLNRWFDVVAIQPEAYGFQTALLLKKR; from the coding sequence ATGCGGCCCATCATCAATCGCGAGCCGAATCTTCCCGCAAAGATTCTCGCTTACCGTGAGGACGAATTCGACTACGCGATCCCCAAAGTCTCACGTAGCGCGGACGGCGAGCTTCCGGTGCCTCCAGATCATTTGTGGGTCGCACTCGGGCCGGGAGGATACGGCGCGACTCCGCAGGAGTACCTGTCCCTGGGTCAGAAACAGGTCGCAACGATCCACGAGCAGCTCGCCCGAGTAGGAGGTCAGCTGCAGGAACACGGACGAGTTCTGGATTTCGGTTGTGCATCCGGGCGGTTAATCCGTTGGTTCGCAGATCAGGCTCAGTCCGGGGAAGTCTGGGGAGTTGACGTCGATGCCGAACATATTGTCTGGTGTCAGCAGAACCTCAGTCCACCGTTTAACTTCTGTACCACGACGACGGCTCCCCATCTGCCATTCGAGGATCGGTATTTTGATCTAGTCTACGCGGGTTCAGTGTTCACCCATATCGACGAATTGGCCGATGCGTGGTTTCTTGAATTGCGGCGGGTGCTACGTTCCGGTGGGTTCGCTTTCATTACTATAAATGACAAACACAGTCTAGGCATCATCCAGAAGAACCCGGACTTCAACCTCGCAAAGCGAATCGTTGAGGCGGCACCGAGACTACGGCTCGACGAGGTCGACTTCAGCAAAGTTACGATCGGCCGATCCCACACAATCTACGATCGAGACAGTCTCATCGAAAAACTGAACCGTTGGTTTGATGTCGTTGCGATTCAACCCGAGGCGTATGGATTCCAGACCGCTCTTCTATTGAAGAAGCGATAG
- the asnB gene encoding asparagine synthase (glutamine-hydrolyzing) yields MCGVFGIVYRDVNRVPDRNALVSTSRLLGHRGPDNSGIHSGPGIGLVHTRLSLVDLDSRSDQPLWNEKRTSAIVYNGEVYNFRELASRLTCHLRTTSDTEVVHEWLSRGNRQEAIRSLDGMFAFGIWNDQDQELFLGRDRFGIKPLYYLEDDTKFIFASEIKALKPWIQLEADLVTVSGFFLSGVEPTRHHSFFRDVRVLSPGTTLRFDRRGPASTQPFFPLTDFLDPDIGSRFESMNAEQVTDWFEERLSNAVQRQLLADAPVGALCSGGVDSSLIMSLATKSHDRLAIFHANVVGRLSEHPAAVALAKHLGLDLQVVDVTDDDYLEHIPDVVEHYEYPFAYHGNSLAFMLVTRLVRKSGVKAVLTGEGSDECFLGYPRMVVRDLLLGYYKTMERLRRGVQSIPKLGDILLPPSRNPPRAAVDLLSRCEHSTEMAQLQSDAETRMGRVIRDRDARSIQLLTYHLRTLLHRNDALGMEASIEARFPFLDHEVVRGAVNLPYRFKVRKGIRGFDWAHPLLIDKWVIRSIADRHLPPELSRRRKLGFPTDALRRMRVDALFYRESAIAEMFQLNRPAMSQLLEQESGSTRVSLLLLEIWARLFLRDISCAKVRQDLHRHASFVGTAGR; encoded by the coding sequence ATGTGCGGGGTTTTCGGAATTGTTTACCGTGACGTGAACAGAGTTCCAGATCGGAATGCTCTGGTTAGTACTTCGCGGTTACTTGGCCACCGTGGTCCTGACAATTCGGGAATACACAGTGGCCCTGGTATTGGGCTCGTCCACACACGATTGTCCCTCGTTGATTTGGATTCTCGCAGTGATCAACCGCTCTGGAACGAGAAGAGAACCTCAGCAATTGTCTACAATGGGGAAGTCTACAACTTTAGGGAACTCGCAAGTCGACTCACGTGCCACCTCCGGACGACGAGCGATACTGAAGTAGTCCATGAGTGGTTGAGTCGAGGTAATCGTCAAGAGGCGATTCGATCTCTCGATGGGATGTTTGCGTTCGGGATCTGGAACGACCAAGACCAAGAGCTATTCCTCGGGCGAGATCGCTTCGGTATCAAACCACTCTACTACCTGGAAGATGACACTAAGTTTATATTTGCGTCCGAGATCAAGGCGCTTAAGCCGTGGATCCAATTGGAGGCGGATCTCGTCACTGTTAGCGGTTTCTTTCTGTCTGGAGTTGAGCCGACGCGGCACCATTCATTTTTTCGCGATGTTCGGGTGCTTTCTCCGGGGACGACACTTCGCTTCGATCGTCGAGGACCCGCCAGTACGCAACCGTTCTTTCCGCTCACGGATTTTCTCGACCCGGATATCGGAAGTCGCTTCGAATCGATGAACGCGGAGCAAGTGACCGACTGGTTTGAGGAGCGGCTCTCAAATGCGGTTCAGCGTCAACTTCTGGCTGATGCCCCGGTTGGTGCCTTGTGCAGTGGAGGGGTGGATTCATCGTTAATCATGTCCCTCGCCACAAAATCGCATGATCGATTGGCAATATTCCACGCGAACGTGGTGGGTCGCCTCAGCGAGCACCCTGCGGCGGTGGCGCTGGCCAAGCACTTGGGGCTGGACTTACAAGTGGTCGACGTAACGGACGATGACTACCTGGAGCACATTCCGGATGTGGTTGAGCACTACGAGTATCCGTTTGCGTATCACGGTAATTCCCTTGCATTCATGCTCGTGACGCGACTTGTTAGGAAGAGCGGAGTGAAGGCTGTACTCACCGGAGAGGGGTCGGACGAGTGCTTTCTCGGTTACCCGAGGATGGTAGTGCGCGACCTACTGCTCGGCTACTACAAGACGATGGAACGTCTGCGCCGCGGTGTTCAGAGTATTCCGAAGCTAGGTGATATTTTATTGCCACCGTCCCGCAATCCGCCGCGCGCAGCGGTTGATCTACTCAGTCGTTGTGAGCATTCTACGGAAATGGCTCAGTTGCAGTCCGATGCCGAAACACGAATGGGGCGTGTGATCCGTGATCGTGATGCTCGTTCGATACAGCTCCTGACGTATCACTTGCGAACCCTATTGCATCGCAACGACGCACTGGGAATGGAGGCGAGCATCGAAGCGAGATTTCCATTCTTGGACCATGAGGTTGTTCGGGGGGCCGTCAATCTTCCGTACCGCTTCAAGGTGCGAAAGGGCATTCGAGGATTCGACTGGGCACACCCGCTGCTCATCGACAAATGGGTGATCCGTAGCATCGCGGACCGCCACCTCCCACCCGAGCTCAGCCGCAGGCGGAAGCTCGGATTTCCAACCGACGCGCTCAGGAGAATGCGCGTCGACGCTCTTTTCTACCGAGAATCTGCGATTGCAGAGATGTTCCAATTGAATCGGCCCGCAATGAGCCAATTGCTCGAACAGGAGAGTGGAAGTACGCGAGTTAGTCTTCTGCTGCTGGAAATCTGGGCTAGATTATTCCTGCGCGATATCTCTTGTGCGAAAGTTCGACAAGACTTGCACCGCCACGCATCATTTGTGGGCACTGCCGGGCGATGA
- a CDS encoding glycosyltransferase yields the protein MNARKLRLLYYVECLGVGGAFQTTVTVAREMKERGHEVVFVSKGGPLRKLLDESRITHIEVDTDVRHPSPTIVSKLVETTNRFKIDLLCPNGFDCTLDAVAAGIWTDRPLVPTYGGMFNLPYPHPRLPIVNAFSFEQMADLVERYGWKREIFRNMIARIDGKRFSSSVTGQALRRELGIREGAPVLVTICRHDRLKLKGLISLLEAAEEIHRSLPDARLVLYGDGNSHEEVLERIRQVHRSVGVEFVLAPGSTNRTAEAFAMADIVLANGARSALEGMAVGRPVVSLGPNGFCGVMTPDTIEGFRRFNFDKGRLAGNPIGDYKNLVASLSRLLRDDKLRKRLAAFSLDYADKNLIIQSVGHEYETMYREGIEIGWGGGLGRLQVFTNWLGVVGHYYGYKLFRRGRAGQCDSGHGGLAPPPVSVDPDWGTGLPHDSNRGLPTS from the coding sequence GTGAATGCCAGAAAACTGCGACTGTTGTACTACGTCGAATGCCTCGGTGTGGGTGGCGCGTTTCAGACAACTGTGACGGTTGCCCGTGAGATGAAGGAACGAGGTCACGAAGTCGTATTTGTGAGCAAGGGGGGGCCCCTCAGGAAACTGCTGGACGAATCCCGGATTACTCACATCGAGGTCGACACCGATGTGCGTCATCCATCACCGACGATCGTTAGCAAGCTCGTAGAGACAACGAATCGATTCAAGATCGACTTGCTATGTCCGAACGGCTTTGACTGCACTCTTGACGCCGTCGCTGCGGGGATCTGGACGGACCGACCCCTCGTGCCTACATACGGTGGCATGTTTAACCTGCCGTACCCGCACCCTCGTCTTCCAATCGTAAACGCTTTTAGCTTTGAGCAGATGGCCGATCTCGTCGAACGCTACGGGTGGAAAAGAGAGATATTTCGGAACATGATTGCGCGTATCGACGGGAAGCGATTCTCATCCTCGGTTACCGGACAGGCACTGCGTCGTGAGTTGGGGATTCGTGAAGGCGCTCCGGTACTCGTAACGATTTGCCGCCACGATCGGCTCAAACTCAAGGGATTGATTAGTTTACTTGAAGCTGCCGAGGAGATTCATCGCTCACTACCGGACGCACGTCTAGTACTGTACGGAGACGGCAATTCTCACGAAGAAGTTCTCGAACGAATTCGGCAGGTTCATCGATCTGTGGGTGTTGAGTTCGTTTTGGCGCCAGGAAGTACTAATCGAACGGCTGAGGCGTTCGCGATGGCCGACATCGTGCTTGCGAACGGCGCACGCTCGGCACTCGAAGGGATGGCTGTTGGTCGTCCGGTCGTTTCGTTGGGGCCAAACGGGTTTTGTGGCGTGATGACGCCCGATACAATCGAAGGATTCCGCAGATTCAATTTCGACAAGGGGCGGCTGGCCGGAAACCCGATCGGAGATTACAAGAACCTGGTTGCGAGTCTGAGTAGGTTGTTGCGTGATGACAAGTTGCGAAAGAGACTTGCGGCATTCTCGCTTGACTACGCCGACAAGAACCTGATTATCCAATCCGTCGGGCACGAATACGAGACAATGTATAGAGAGGGGATCGAGATTGGATGGGGTGGTGGTCTTGGTCGCCTTCAAGTGTTTACCAATTGGCTTGGCGTTGTTGGCCACTATTACGGCTACAAGCTGTTTCGTCGCGGGCGGGCGGGACAATGCGACTCGGGTCACGGCGGGCTCGCACCTCCTCCGGTTTCTGTTGACCCTGATTGGGGAACCGGTTTACCACACGATTCCAATCGGGGACTACCGACGAGCTAG